One segment of Nostoc flagelliforme CCNUN1 DNA contains the following:
- a CDS encoding calcium-binding protein: protein MLTVLNPEDTVSILGGNLVFGGNGKSLVEQENNLILGGNIFDGSNGTSLVEQGNNLINSGNISDGNNGNILLNQRNNVINSGNIFDGSNGNILLNQGNNVINGKDVNNSIDASQFSSGVSITADLEAQTISLNNVPVLGTLTFKIANIANVIGTNNADSIKGDSQNNQLTGLADDDLIDGGLGNDVIDGGLGNDTLIGGAGDDTFNGSRGNDSINGGDGFDKADYSKLGQAITLSGVGAIIKAGGFGTDQVFKVETVIADASVADNSIDASQSLSGVSATANLEAQTISASNVPGLGTLAFNVVNFDNLIGTNESDSITGDSQDNRLVGNAGNDTIIGGLGNDTIIGGEGNDVLTGGFGADKFIFNSAKESLDIIKDYNFAQGDVIQVSKVGFGTTNSSDFLYDTSSGKLSFLGNQFAFVENLSSNVSIQLV from the coding sequence ATGCTCACTGTTCTAAATCCTGAAGATACTGTCTCCATCCTTGGTGGTAATCTTGTTTTTGGAGGCAATGGTAAAAGCTTGGTTGAGCAGGAAAACAACCTAATCCTTGGTGGTAATATTTTTGATGGAAGCAATGGTACAAGCTTGGTTGAGCAGGGAAACAACCTAATCAATAGTGGTAATATTTCTGATGGGAACAATGGCAATATCTTGCTTAACCAGAGAAACAACGTAATCAATAGTGGTAATATTTTTGATGGAAGCAATGGCAATATCTTGCTTAACCAGGGAAACAATGTAATTAATGGTAAAGATGTTAATAACAGCATAGATGCGTCTCAATTTTCGTCTGGGGTATCTATCACCGCTGACCTAGAAGCCCAAACTATTTCTCTCAATAATGTTCCTGTTTTGGGAACATTAACATTCAAAATAGCCAACATTGCCAATGTCATTGGCACAAATAATGCTGACAGCATTAAGGGCGATAGTCAAAATAATCAATTAACTGGTCTGGCTGATGATGACCTAATTGATGGTGGACTGGGCAATGACGTGATTGATGGTGGACTGGGCAATGACACGTTGATAGGTGGTGCAGGTGATGACACCTTCAATGGCAGTCGCGGTAACGACAGCATCAATGGCGGAGATGGCTTTGATAAAGCAGACTACAGCAAACTAGGTCAAGCCATCACCCTCTCAGGTGTAGGGGCAATTATCAAAGCTGGTGGATTTGGAACAGATCAAGTCTTTAAAGTAGAAACAGTTATTGCTGATGCTAGTGTTGCCGACAATAGCATAGATGCGTCTCAATCTTTGTCTGGGGTATCTGCCACCGCTAACCTAGAAGCCCAAACGATCTCTGCCAGTAACGTTCCTGGTTTGGGAACACTAGCATTCAATGTAGTCAATTTTGACAATCTGATCGGTACAAATGAAAGTGACAGCATTACTGGCGATAGCCAAGATAACCGATTAGTCGGTAATGCTGGCAATGACACCATCATCGGTGGCTTAGGTAATGACACCATCATCGGTGGAGAAGGTAACGATGTTCTCACAGGTGGCTTTGGTGCAGATAAGTTTATCTTCAACAGTGCTAAGGAGAGTCTTGACATCATCAAAGATTACAATTTTGCTCAGGGCGACGTAATCCAAGTTTCTAAAGTAGGGTTTGGTACTACTAATAGTAGCGACTTTTTATACGACACCTCTAGCGGTAAGTTGTCTTTCTTAGGAAATCAATTTGCCTTCGTTGAAAATCTCTCATCCAATGTGAGTATTCAGTTGGTGTAA
- a CDS encoding IS4/Tn5 family transposase DNA-binding protein encodes MQKWAEAEFKQADLGDARRNKRLVRMVEDLAS; translated from the coding sequence ATGCAAAAGTGGGCAGAGGCAGAATTCAAACAAGCCGATTTAGGCGATGCGAGGAGAAACAAGCGCCTTGTACGTATGGTGGAAGATTTGGCGTCATAG
- a CDS encoding EAL domain-containing protein — MLTKNFVQAEKDQRLVMRLPRTLSYLETWGFGLTGHVGWIGTAPIIHAALGPKAILVWLFGTIISFLLNLQVQSLGRHWSDVAGGTPNYTTRLLKNFPGLGRYVALGYFFSWAAAPALYAIILTNLIKVNFEALGISCPETFLKVLFTAIPFILAFSGTRALALLHLFFVLPAILLLLLFCVQGVVWSAFSTTGFKLLLTSTDSLSFGKWAKCFFVASYSIYACETTSSFVADSRHPHKTLGFLTVAAWLLPAVFLGGSWVLMCSAPNPTIGDDTFLNLVAASKPFWGESASFIVTLIITVSCLLSAATAVSNSPRILYQLALDGEVSPLFALVSPQGVLGPAILVTFLLSLLCLNLGNVPQLITVAGTCYLMSIMGLHLGLWLCRGKPQVLWPWWSLGFLCVEAVVLIVGGLAWNWKDFLVGLLLPILLMIGDVALRRLKLPPLHLKWWTQNYDVRSTSRNNQDFVVLQVVVLVSLICITATSSWVIRDLLDANYHNIHNSLLAILLVTLSFAGVAIACWTTLPQIVAIDNARKQAKNLLITTLDTVPDTVLVLDENGKICQTNAAAEELFQTTVQQLLGKKLNQILISYHGKPEQWSIRSEQTLKIIQGVRIVESTISQPFNSQIREYIVIVRDITKRKLVEKELVQYRHQLEQMVLERTIELIRVNQQLEQDIIKRQQAQEQLLHNSLHDGLTGLPNQRLFLERVQGAIERTKQQNKYLFAVLFLDLDRFKVVNDSLGHLLGNQLLIEISHRLKSVLRVGDIVARFGGDEFTILLEEIEDISTAIQVAERIKKVLALPFQLNEHRVFTNASIGIALSKVDYEQAAQILRDADVAMYCAKSLGKARYEVFDRKMHEGASLLLELETALRNALLKQEEFRLDYQPIISLITGKLIGFEALIRWHHPERGLISPQDFIPLAEETGMIVSIGQWVLYEACHQMHKWHKQFPSSLPLTISVNFSGKQITQPDVFKEVKHILQETGLKPCSLKLEITETFLMDNFELAITVLSQLAALNVEMHMDDFGTGYSSLNYLHRLPIKTLKIDRSFVNNIGSRGENLEIVRAIVTLAHNLNMSVTAEGIETVEQLAQLKALQCDYGQGYFFLPAMERAEVERLLAANLCYKNFLKR; from the coding sequence ATGCTTACTAAAAATTTTGTACAGGCAGAGAAAGATCAACGCTTGGTAATGCGCCTACCACGGACTCTGAGTTATCTCGAAACCTGGGGCTTTGGCTTAACTGGTCATGTGGGATGGATTGGTACTGCCCCCATTATTCATGCAGCGTTAGGACCTAAAGCTATCTTAGTTTGGTTATTTGGCACGATCATCTCCTTTTTACTCAACTTGCAGGTACAAAGTCTAGGTAGACATTGGTCAGATGTCGCCGGAGGAACACCAAACTATACCACAAGGCTACTAAAGAACTTTCCTGGCTTAGGTCGTTACGTAGCTTTAGGATACTTTTTTAGCTGGGCAGCAGCACCAGCACTGTATGCGATTATTCTCACAAACCTAATTAAAGTCAATTTTGAAGCATTAGGTATTTCTTGTCCAGAAACTTTTTTAAAAGTTCTTTTTACAGCGATTCCTTTTATTTTGGCTTTTAGTGGCACCCGTGCTTTAGCGCTCCTGCATTTATTTTTTGTATTACCAGCCATTTTATTACTACTTTTGTTTTGTGTTCAAGGCGTAGTATGGTCAGCCTTCTCAACCACTGGTTTTAAACTTCTCCTAACTAGTACAGATAGCCTGAGCTTTGGAAAATGGGCAAAGTGCTTTTTTGTGGCTAGCTATTCAATTTATGCTTGTGAAACCACTTCTTCTTTTGTTGCTGATAGCCGCCACCCACATAAAACTTTGGGGTTCTTAACCGTAGCTGCTTGGCTACTTCCTGCGGTGTTTTTAGGTGGTTCTTGGGTATTAATGTGTTCGGCTCCAAATCCAACAATAGGTGATGATACGTTCTTAAATCTGGTGGCGGCTTCTAAGCCTTTTTGGGGTGAATCTGCCTCTTTTATAGTCACACTTATCATTACTGTATCCTGCCTTTTAAGTGCTGCTACGGCAGTTTCCAACTCTCCTCGGATATTATACCAACTTGCTTTAGACGGTGAGGTTTCTCCTCTATTTGCATTAGTTTCCCCCCAAGGTGTCCTTGGTCCCGCTATCTTAGTTACCTTTCTACTCAGTCTGCTTTGTCTGAATTTGGGAAATGTACCTCAACTTATCACGGTAGCAGGCACTTGTTATCTTATGTCGATTATGGGTCTACATCTAGGACTATGGCTGTGTCGGGGCAAACCACAGGTGTTATGGCCTTGGTGGTCACTTGGTTTTTTATGTGTAGAAGCGGTAGTTCTAATAGTAGGAGGTTTAGCTTGGAATTGGAAAGATTTTTTAGTAGGTTTATTATTACCCATTCTTCTGATGATAGGAGATGTAGCACTACGTCGCTTAAAATTACCACCATTACACTTAAAATGGTGGACACAAAATTACGACGTTAGGTCTACTAGTAGAAACAACCAAGATTTTGTGGTGCTACAGGTGGTTGTCCTAGTATCATTAATTTGCATTACTGCCACAAGCAGTTGGGTTATCCGCGATTTATTAGACGCAAATTATCATAATATTCATAACTCATTACTAGCCATTCTATTAGTGACACTTTCTTTTGCAGGGGTTGCGATCGCTTGCTGGACAACTCTACCACAAATTGTTGCTATTGATAACGCACGCAAACAAGCAAAAAACCTATTAATTACTACTCTCGATACTGTCCCCGACACTGTTTTAGTCTTAGATGAAAACGGTAAAATTTGCCAGACAAATGCCGCTGCTGAAGAATTATTTCAAACAACTGTTCAGCAGTTACTGGGGAAAAAGTTGAATCAAATCTTAATCAGCTATCACGGCAAACCGGAACAATGGTCTATTAGAAGTGAGCAAACCTTAAAAATAATTCAAGGTGTACGAATTGTTGAATCGACTATTTCACAGCCATTTAATTCCCAGATACGAGAGTATATTGTTATTGTCCGTGACATCACTAAGCGTAAGTTAGTAGAAAAAGAATTAGTTCAGTATCGTCATCAGCTTGAGCAGATGGTTCTAGAACGCACCATTGAACTTATTAGAGTGAATCAACAGCTTGAGCAAGACATTATCAAGCGTCAACAAGCACAAGAACAATTACTGCACAATAGTCTTCATGACGGGCTAACAGGATTACCTAATCAACGATTATTTTTGGAGCGAGTGCAGGGGGCAATAGAACGTACTAAACAGCAAAATAAATATTTGTTTGCAGTACTATTCTTAGACTTAGACCGCTTTAAAGTTGTTAATGACAGCCTTGGACATCTACTGGGAAATCAACTTTTAATTGAAATTTCTCATCGGCTAAAATCAGTTCTGCGAGTTGGAGACATAGTTGCCCGTTTTGGCGGAGATGAGTTCACAATCTTACTTGAGGAAATTGAGGATATTAGCACCGCTATACAGGTAGCCGAGCGAATTAAAAAAGTGCTAGCTTTACCATTTCAATTAAATGAGCATAGGGTGTTTACTAATGCTAGTATTGGCATCGCTTTAAGTAAAGTAGATTATGAGCAAGCAGCGCAGATTCTACGCGATGCTGATGTGGCAATGTACTGCGCCAAATCACTTGGTAAGGCACGCTATGAGGTCTTTGACCGAAAAATGCACGAGGGTGCATCTTTGCTCTTGGAGTTAGAAACTGCTCTGCGAAATGCACTGCTCAAACAAGAAGAATTTCGCCTTGATTACCAGCCCATTATTTCACTGATAACTGGCAAACTTATTGGATTTGAGGCACTAATACGTTGGCATCATCCAGAACGAGGACTCATTTCTCCTCAAGATTTTATTCCCCTGGCGGAAGAAACTGGAATGATTGTTAGTATCGGGCAATGGGTGCTTTATGAAGCCTGTCACCAAATGCACAAATGGCATAAACAATTTCCTAGCTCATTACCTCTGACAATTAGCGTTAATTTTTCTGGGAAACAAATCACTCAACCTGATGTGTTTAAAGAAGTTAAACATATTTTGCAAGAAACTGGACTGAAACCATGCAGTTTGAAATTGGAGATTACTGAAACCTTCTTGATGGATAATTTTGAATTAGCTATCACCGTACTTTCCCAGTTAGCAGCGCTGAATGTCGAGATGCACATGGATGATTTTGGTACTGGCTATTCATCCTTGAATTATCTGCACCGCCTACCAATCAAAACCCTTAAGATTGACCGTTCTTTCGTTAACAATATAGGTAGTCGAGGAGAAAATTTAGAAATTGTTCGAGCTATTGTGACATTAGCTCATAATTTAAATATGTCTGTAACAGCAGAAGGGATAGAAACTGTAGAGCAATTAGCACAACTGAAGGCTTTACAATGTGATTATGGACAAGGGTATTTTTTCTTACCAGCTATGGAACGTGCAGAAGTAGAAAGATTACTTGCTGCTAACTTGTGTTATAAAAACTTTTTAAAGAGATAA
- a CDS encoding MFS transporter yields the protein MESKNNSRAIFVLFLTVFIDLLGFGIILPILPLYAEQFGANPNEATLLIAIYSLMQFLFAPLWGKFSDRYGRRPILLLTLLGSVIAYAGLGFANSLWILFIARSLAGIMAGNISTAQAYIADITTPANRARGMGIIGAAFGLGFILGPAIGGLLIGSDPNNANFHLPSLFAAGLSLLALLCGLMLLPESLNSETKAKIQVHRHRQRRLNLLQLSQRPQFCLLVGIYFFVTFAVAAMDSTLALWSKQQLNWGPQQTSYLFAFMGIVSTIIQGGLIGFLKKYFGEIKLLILGILGLGLGLLLIGFSQSLILLLIATTLVAWGISVSQPILNSLISQMTAPEEQGQILGIASSCSALARIGGPTWAGVSFMKFGSYAPFLSGSLVMLIALALSLRVTTSASEQKTERIA from the coding sequence ATGGAGAGTAAAAATAATAGCAGGGCTATATTCGTCTTATTTTTGACTGTATTTATAGACTTGCTTGGCTTCGGAATTATCCTGCCGATACTGCCTTTGTATGCTGAACAATTCGGCGCAAACCCTAATGAAGCGACACTACTTATAGCTATTTATTCTTTAATGCAGTTCTTATTTGCACCATTATGGGGTAAGTTTAGCGATCGCTACGGTCGTCGTCCGATTTTATTACTTACTTTATTAGGTTCTGTAATTGCATACGCAGGGTTAGGCTTTGCCAACTCATTATGGATTTTGTTTATTGCTCGTAGTCTTGCCGGGATTATGGCAGGGAATATTAGTACTGCTCAGGCGTACATAGCAGATATTACCACGCCAGCTAATCGAGCTCGTGGCATGGGCATAATCGGAGCAGCTTTTGGTCTTGGCTTCATTCTCGGCCCAGCTATTGGCGGTCTTCTGATCGGATCTGATCCGAACAATGCTAACTTTCATCTACCGTCGTTGTTCGCAGCCGGATTATCTTTATTAGCATTGCTTTGTGGTTTGATGTTACTTCCAGAATCTCTAAATTCTGAGACTAAAGCTAAAATTCAAGTTCATCGCCACCGTCAGCGACGGCTGAACTTGCTACAGCTGTCACAACGTCCTCAGTTTTGCTTGCTTGTTGGCATCTACTTTTTTGTTACCTTTGCTGTTGCGGCTATGGACTCTACATTGGCTTTATGGTCAAAGCAGCAATTAAACTGGGGACCTCAACAAACTAGTTATCTTTTTGCCTTCATGGGAATTGTCAGCACAATCATTCAAGGCGGACTCATCGGATTCCTCAAGAAATACTTCGGTGAAATAAAGTTACTGATTTTGGGGATATTAGGGTTAGGTTTAGGATTACTGCTAATTGGATTCTCACAAAGCTTAATTTTATTGTTGATTGCCACCACGCTGGTAGCATGGGGAATTAGTGTTAGCCAACCAATATTGAACAGCCTGATTTCACAAATGACAGCCCCAGAAGAACAAGGACAAATATTAGGTATTGCTAGTTCTTGCTCTGCGTTGGCACGCATCGGTGGGCCAACGTGGGCAGGGGTTAGTTTTATGAAATTTGGGAGTTATGCTCCTTTTTTGAGTGGCTCTTTAGTAATGCTAATAGCTTTGGCTCTAAGTTTGCGAGTGACTACAAGCGCATCGGAACAAAAGACAGAACGTATCGCCTGA